The Mercurialis annua linkage group LG8, ddMerAnnu1.2, whole genome shotgun sequence genome window below encodes:
- the LOC126661198 gene encoding uncharacterized protein LOC126661198 isoform X2, translating to MEVSARGSHSNEKHHLECPTSTNPGNKPPEKEVRVCTSVFVNHAALSWHENRRKWIGEQSKQSKTMTMDPIISWSTTYEDLLSTNEPFSEPIPLPLIQIGEFCRRW from the exons ATGGAGGTCAGTGCCAGAGGTTCCCATTCGAATGAGAAGCATCATCTAGAATGCCCAACATCTACCAATCCCGGAAATAAACCTCCTGAAAAAGAAGTGAGAGTGTGCACTTCTGTGTTTGTCAATCATG CTGCACTTTCTTGGCATGAGAATAGGAGAAAGTGGATTGGAGAGCAGTCTAAACAATCAAAAACAATGACCATGGATCCAATCATAAG CTGGTCAACGACATATGAAGATTTGCTTTCAACTAATGAACCTTTCTCCGAACCAATACCTTTACCT TTGATTCAGATTGGTGAATTTTGCAGGAGATGGTAG
- the LOC126661198 gene encoding uncharacterized protein LOC126661198 isoform X1 has product MEVSARGSHSNEKHHLECPTSTNPGNKPPEKEVRVCTSVFVNHAALSWHENRRKWIGEQSKQSKTMTMDPIISWSTTYEDLLSTNEPFSEPIPLPEMVDFLVDIWQDEGLFD; this is encoded by the exons ATGGAGGTCAGTGCCAGAGGTTCCCATTCGAATGAGAAGCATCATCTAGAATGCCCAACATCTACCAATCCCGGAAATAAACCTCCTGAAAAAGAAGTGAGAGTGTGCACTTCTGTGTTTGTCAATCATG CTGCACTTTCTTGGCATGAGAATAGGAGAAAGTGGATTGGAGAGCAGTCTAAACAATCAAAAACAATGACCATGGATCCAATCATAAG CTGGTCAACGACATATGAAGATTTGCTTTCAACTAATGAACCTTTCTCCGAACCAATACCTTTACCT GAGATGGTAGATTTCTTAGTTGATATTTGGCAAGACGAAGGCCtctttgattaa
- the LOC126661954 gene encoding uncharacterized protein LOC126661954 — protein MGVEKHFEGKRVNLSVDLPPYVNRVSNLINAENRTWDSNLVRTIFSQEEAGEILQLPVSSTGQEDKLIWQHSISGGFNVKTAYHVYHSQSERAPSSGHHLRAQAEVNWKLIWKLGVTPNVRTFVWKVLNNGLVLELIDDHNGLREVWGKLENKYSEQKEKVGFLSTVSWFLWAIWRSRNAMIFREKHDEPAEVVGNAMVLQNEFIRAGQRPPAITRPCTTANAPSEPSGGSSTGVGAVVVRNHRGLAISSATSRYFNVASPAILEAMAMRDAINLAKSLQLTEVIFEGDAKVLIDAMIKNSNVDYNCDVIIQDCKVLAETLMPHSFIFVRRVNNWVAHSLAKKALRDNSFCCNNLAQLVWPDSRLL, from the exons ATGGGCGTGGAAAAGCATTTTGAGGGGAAGAGGG TCAACCTGAGTGTGGATCTGCCCCCATATGTTAACCGGGTCTCAAACTTGATTAATGCAGAAAATAGAACCTGGGACAGCAATCTAGTAAGGACCATCTTTAGTCAAGAAGAGGCGGGGGAGATTCTACAATTACCTGTGAGCAGTACGGGTCAAGAAGATAAACTGATTTGGCAACACTCAATTTCAGGAGGATTCAATGTGAAAACGGCTTACCATGTTTACCACTCTCAATCCGAGAGAGCTCCTAGTTCAGGTCACCATTTAAGGGCTCAAGCTGAGGTGAACTGGAAACTCATCTGGAAGTTAGGAGTCACTCCAAATGTCCGAACCTTCGTGTGGAAAGTCTTGAACAACGGACTG GTACTGGAACTGATTGATGACCATAACGGATTGAGGGAGGTGTGGGGAAAGCTCGAAAACAAGTATAGCGAGCAAAAAGAGAAGGTCGGATTCTTATCCACTGTCTCTTGGTTCTTGTGGGCAATTTGGCGATCTCGAAATGCTATGATTTTTCGGGAGAAGCATGATGAGCCAGCTGAGGTAGTGGGGAATGCTATGGTCCTTCAGAACGAATTCATTAGAGCTGGACAACGGCCTCCTGCCATAACTCGCCCCTGCACAACCGCCAACGCGCCAAGTGAACCATCTG GAGGGTCGAGTACAGGTGTTGGAGCGGTGGTAGTTCGTAACCATAGGGGTTTGGCTATTAGTTCAGCTACCTCTCGCTATTTCAATGTGGCTTCACCGGCAATCCTTGAGGCAATGGCAATGAGAGATGCAATCAATCTTGCAAAAAGTCTACAACTAACAGAAGTAATATTTGAAGGGGATGCAAAGGTACTCATTGATGCCATGATAAAGAATTCAAATGTAGATTACAACTGTGATGTTATTATTCAAGATTGTAAAGTGTTAGCGGAAACTCTTATGCCGCATTCATTCATTTTCGTTAGACGAGTAAACAATTGGGTGGCACATTCGTTGGCCAAAAAAGCCCTTAGAGACAATAGCTTTTGTTGTAATAATCTAGCACAATTGGTGTGGCCAGACTCGAGACTCTTGTAG